The genomic stretch GCAAGAAGATTTCGGTGCTCGTCAACAACAAGGAAGCCACGCTTGACCCGGCCTCCGCTGGACTGAGTATTGACTACGACAAGACGCTGAACGGGCTCACCGGTTTTGACCTAAACCCCGTCACCATTTTTGAACGCTTTACGGGACAACAGCACCGTGACCCGGTGAGCGTCATTGACGAGGCCAAGCTCCTTGCGTCATTGGACCAACTGGCGCCCAAGGTCGCGGTCAAGACTACCGAAGGCAAGCTTGCCTTTGATGGTTCGACCCCGGTACTAACCAAGCCCATCACCGGGGTTTCGTTAAATGTTGAAGATGCGGTCAACGTTGTTAGTACGGGTTGGTTTGACGCGCCAAAGGCATTAGAGCTTCCCTCGACCATGCAGGAGCCCAAGACGTCCTTGGCAACGCTTGAGGCGGCGCTGCAGGATCAGGCCAAGCCGCTAGTTTCCGGACCGATCAAGCTCACCGACGGCACCACGACTGCGAGTCTCACCCCGGGGCAACTGGCTGCAACTGCATCGTTTAAGATCTCAGACAATAAAGTTGAGATGACTCTGGACACCGAGAAACTGGTGAAAGCGGCAAGTGCCGACTCCAGTGGATTTAAGTCCACCGCTAAGGAAGCAAAGATCGTGCTTTCCGGAGGCAAGCCGAAGATCATTCCCTCGCAAAACGGCACGGTGATCGAATCCAAGGATCTCGATAAGTTGGTCCTCGCCGCCAGTAAGGACGATGCAAGGTCGGCCAAGGTCACATTGACCACCACCGAACCCGAATTGACCACCGAAAAGGCCAAGAAGTTGGGTGTGAAGAACGAGATCGTCCATTTCTCCACCCCCTACCCGGCTTCAGATACGGTGCGCACCAAGAACCTTTATGCCGGAACTGCCCGACTCAACGGAGTCGTGGTCATGCCAGGCGAAACCTTCTCACTGGAGAAGGCCCTCGGGGCCATCACCACGGCTAACGGCTACTACGGCTCCGGCGTGGTGGTTAACGGCTTCGCCACCGAGGCAGTTGGCGGTGGACTTTCGCAGGTCTCCACCCAGTTGTACAACGTAGGCTTCCTGGCCGGTTATGACGACATCACCCACAAGCCCCACAGCCGCTGGTTCGAGCGTTACCCGGCGGGTCGTGAGGCTACCCTCTGGGAGGGTCAGGTAGACATGGCGTGGAAGAACAACACACCGTACGCCGTGATGATCCAGGCATGGGTTGGCGGCGGTGAGGTACATACTCGTTTGTGGAGCACCAAGTACTGGACCGTGGGTTCGGACTCATCGGCTAAGCACAACATCACCAAACCCGGTGTCGAATACAACCCGGCCGAGAATTGCAAGCCCGAATCAGGTGGCAAGCAGGGCTTCTCGATCGATGTGACGCGTACGCGCTCCTCTGCCAAGGAAACGCTGCCGGCCGAAACTAAATCGTGGACTTACCAGCCGTGGAACAAGGTCATCTGCGGCACCAAGCCCTAACACGGCCCCGCAGCAGCATCACCGAGGCGCCCTCACCGTTCATTCGGCGAGGGCGCTTCTTGGCTTCTCGGGAGTTTTTTCGTGATTTGAGGATGAGCATGTCGACACACGATTTATTGCGGTGCAGACTGCTTCCAGCTCCCAAATGACCACCGCCTGCATGTCGATTGCTCTCCAGCCTTTTACGTTAAGCCCACAACGGGACTCCACAGCAGAGAAAGCTACACGCGCTCATGATCACAGTCTCGTATCCCAAGGGAACCATCCGACTACTGGAGATGCATCGGGAGCCCTGCCCACCCCAGAACTTTCCTTCAATGGATCGCCCACCAAATCACCGACGGCTGTAGACGACGCTGAGCGACTAGCCCGGCTGCGGTGTTCTTATGAGAGGTCCGGCTTGCTGGAATTCCAAGAACCG from Paeniglutamicibacter sp. Y32M11 encodes the following:
- a CDS encoding VanW family protein — its product is MHSEKVDRRQRGPKQKSRRGWIIGGSVAVVACALYGGAAAYAGSQMPANTKVHGIDVGSLTPEAANDVLREKLAPLASKKISVLVNNKEATLDPASAGLSIDYDKTLNGLTGFDLNPVTIFERFTGQQHRDPVSVIDEAKLLASLDQLAPKVAVKTTEGKLAFDGSTPVLTKPITGVSLNVEDAVNVVSTGWFDAPKALELPSTMQEPKTSLATLEAALQDQAKPLVSGPIKLTDGTTTASLTPGQLAATASFKISDNKVEMTLDTEKLVKAASADSSGFKSTAKEAKIVLSGGKPKIIPSQNGTVIESKDLDKLVLAASKDDARSAKVTLTTTEPELTTEKAKKLGVKNEIVHFSTPYPASDTVRTKNLYAGTARLNGVVVMPGETFSLEKALGAITTANGYYGSGVVVNGFATEAVGGGLSQVSTQLYNVGFLAGYDDITHKPHSRWFERYPAGREATLWEGQVDMAWKNNTPYAVMIQAWVGGGEVHTRLWSTKYWTVGSDSSAKHNITKPGVEYNPAENCKPESGGKQGFSIDVTRTRSSAKETLPAETKSWTYQPWNKVICGTKP